A region from the Aegilops tauschii subsp. strangulata cultivar AL8/78 chromosome 5, Aet v6.0, whole genome shotgun sequence genome encodes:
- the LOC109766703 gene encoding dirigent protein 1 — translation MACFKLNPTSFALAAAVAVILAVAAPRPAAGASAHLHVYMHDVMGDSAMMVVRGPRGNFGNTVVMDDVLTEGTSASSAAVGRAQGQYIVASSKGGFELMVTMNVVLTSGTYAGSSVTVMGRDDTGVAVRELAVVGGTGQFRMAKGYVLWKTVRPDLLELDIYVNP, via the coding sequence ATGGCTTGCTTCAAGCTCAACCCCACGTCCTTCGCGCTCGCCGCAGCCGTCGCCGTCATCCTGGCGGTGGCGGCGCCGCGGCCGGCGGCCGGGGCGTCGGCGCACCTGCACGTGTACATGCACGACGTGATGGGCGACAGCGCGATGATGGTGGTGCGCGGCCCGCGGGGCAACTTCGGCAACACGGTGGTGATGGACGACGTGCTGACGGAGGGCACGTCGgcgtcgtcggccgccgtgggGCGCGCGCAGGGGCAGTACATCGTCGCCTCCTCCAAGGGAGGGTTCGAGCTGATGGTGACCATGAACGTGGTGCTCACGTCGGGGACCTACGCGGGGAGCTCGGTGACCGTGATGGGGCGCGACGACACCGGCGTGGCGGTGCGCGAGCTGGCCGTGGTCGGCGGCACAGGGCAGTTCCGGATGGCGAAAGGCTACGTGCTGTGGAAAACCGTCCGCCCCGACCTGCTGGAGCTCGACATCTACGTCAACCCATGA